A window of Prolixibacter sp. SD074 contains these coding sequences:
- the rseP gene encoding RIP metalloprotease RseP: MVVLVKAAQLILSLSILVVLHEFGHFVFAKLFKCRVEKFYLFFDPWFSLFKFKKGETEYGVGWLPLGGYVKISGMIDESMDKEQMKQPPQPWEFRAKPAWQRLLIMIGGVLFNLIFALFLYAMVLFTWGDQYLPTASVKYGIVTNEAGRDIGFQNGDKILNVDGKEVADFSKIVPTIVLEKASYVNVERDGKDVKIPITQEDIARLLKTKNVLGIRIPFSLDVTGFQKNSPARDAGMNIGDKVLAINGQHFTFNDQFVKALKGAKGKTVDVTIERNGETKTLPVAVGDDGMMGVQYNMGGLRNEFKFKTLTYGFWQSIPAGVTKGFNTVDNYLKQFKLLFQPETKAYESLGGFIAIGNIFPSIWDWQSFWNLTAFLSIILAVMNILPIPALDGGHVLFLLYEIISGRKPSDKFLEYAQIAGMVILFALLIFANGNDIIKLFKG, encoded by the coding sequence ATGGTTGTTTTGGTCAAGGCGGCTCAGCTTATCCTGAGCCTTTCAATTCTGGTTGTCCTTCACGAGTTTGGACACTTTGTTTTCGCCAAGCTCTTCAAGTGCCGGGTTGAAAAATTCTATCTCTTCTTCGATCCGTGGTTTTCGCTCTTTAAATTTAAGAAAGGCGAAACCGAGTACGGCGTCGGCTGGCTGCCGCTGGGCGGTTACGTGAAAATCTCGGGCATGATCGATGAGTCGATGGACAAAGAGCAGATGAAACAACCACCGCAGCCCTGGGAATTCCGGGCGAAACCGGCATGGCAGCGTCTCTTAATCATGATTGGCGGTGTGTTGTTTAATCTCATTTTTGCACTTTTCCTGTATGCAATGGTGCTCTTCACCTGGGGTGACCAATACCTGCCTACTGCCAGTGTGAAGTATGGAATAGTGACCAATGAAGCGGGCCGTGATATTGGCTTCCAAAACGGCGATAAAATTCTGAATGTAGATGGCAAAGAGGTCGCTGATTTCTCGAAAATCGTTCCAACCATTGTGCTCGAAAAGGCCAGTTATGTGAATGTGGAGCGAGACGGAAAAGATGTAAAAATTCCGATCACCCAGGAAGATATCGCCCGATTGCTGAAAACGAAAAATGTACTGGGGATTCGTATTCCTTTTTCTCTTGATGTGACCGGCTTTCAAAAAAACTCACCGGCACGCGATGCCGGTATGAATATCGGTGATAAGGTTTTGGCCATCAATGGTCAGCACTTTACTTTCAATGACCAGTTTGTTAAGGCACTTAAAGGTGCAAAGGGTAAAACGGTGGATGTGACCATCGAGCGAAACGGCGAAACCAAAACATTGCCGGTTGCAGTTGGCGACGACGGAATGATGGGGGTACAGTACAATATGGGCGGACTTCGGAATGAGTTCAAGTTCAAAACGCTTACCTATGGATTCTGGCAATCCATCCCGGCCGGTGTAACGAAAGGTTTCAACACCGTTGATAATTATCTAAAACAATTTAAACTGTTGTTTCAGCCCGAAACGAAAGCTTATGAATCGTTGGGCGGATTTATCGCTATTGGAAATATTTTCCCCAGCATTTGGGACTGGCAGTCCTTCTGGAACCTGACAGCTTTCTTGTCAATCATTCTGGCGGTAATGAATATTTTGCCCATTCCGGCGCTTGACGGGGGCCACGTGTTGTTCCTGCTTTATGAAATTATCTCGGGCCGGAAACCC
- a CDS encoding 1-deoxy-D-xylulose-5-phosphate reductoisomerase has translation MKNIAILGSTGSIGTQALEVIEKNPGRFTVEVLTANNNTQLLIAQARLFRPNVVVIANEDKYDEVRDALASEPIKVYAGASAVAQVVSMGSVDVVLTAMVGYSGLLPTINAINAGKTIALANKETMVVAGELIMRLANEKKVDILPVDSEHSAIFQCLAGEFMNPIEKVILTCSGGPFHGRTAKELRVVTPEDALKHPSWDMGAKITIDSASLMNKGFEVIEAKWLFGLKPEQIDVVVHPQSIVHSLVQFQDGALKAQLGMPDMRVPIQYALAYPERLASDFPRFRFSDYPTLTFDSPETENFRNLALSYEALHQGGNIACSLNASNEIAVKAFLERKIAFTEMACINEAVMMKTPLVNEPSYEDYVETDREARERAILLVNENS, from the coding sequence ATGAAAAATATTGCCATACTGGGTTCAACGGGTTCCATCGGAACACAGGCGCTGGAGGTGATTGAGAAAAATCCCGGCCGGTTTACTGTGGAGGTACTGACGGCCAACAACAACACACAGTTGTTGATTGCGCAGGCACGTCTGTTCAGGCCCAATGTTGTGGTTATTGCCAACGAAGATAAATACGACGAAGTCCGCGATGCGCTGGCTTCGGAACCGATTAAAGTTTATGCCGGTGCCAGTGCCGTAGCGCAGGTGGTGTCGATGGGTTCTGTTGATGTGGTGCTGACGGCGATGGTGGGATACTCGGGCTTGTTACCGACCATCAACGCCATTAATGCCGGTAAAACCATTGCGCTGGCGAACAAGGAAACGATGGTGGTTGCCGGTGAGTTGATTATGCGGCTGGCCAACGAAAAGAAGGTGGATATCCTTCCGGTGGATTCGGAACACTCGGCCATTTTTCAATGCCTGGCCGGCGAGTTCATGAACCCCATCGAGAAAGTCATTCTCACCTGTTCGGGCGGTCCGTTCCACGGAAGGACAGCGAAAGAACTTCGGGTGGTTACACCGGAAGACGCGCTGAAGCACCCGAGCTGGGACATGGGCGCGAAAATTACCATCGATTCAGCCTCGTTGATGAACAAAGGCTTCGAAGTGATTGAAGCGAAATGGCTGTTTGGTTTAAAGCCGGAACAAATCGACGTGGTGGTGCATCCGCAGAGTATTGTTCATTCACTGGTCCAGTTTCAGGACGGTGCATTGAAAGCGCAGCTCGGCATGCCCGATATGCGGGTACCCATTCAGTATGCATTGGCGTATCCCGAAAGGTTAGCCAGCGATTTCCCGCGCTTCCGGTTCTCCGATTACCCTACGCTGACATTCGATTCACCCGAAACCGAAAATTTTCGTAATCTTGCACTTTCGTATGAGGCTTTGCATCAGGGTGGAAATATTGCCTGTTCGCTCAATGCATCCAATGAAATAGCCGTAAAAGCCTTCCTGGAAAGAAAAATCGCTTTTACCGAGATGGCTTGTATCAATGAGGCTGTTATGATGAAAACTCCGTTGGTTAATGAACCTTCGTACGAAGATTATGTTGAAACCGATCGGGAAGCTCGCGAAAGGGCCATCTTATTGGTTAATGAAAATAGTTAA
- a CDS encoding M23 family metallopeptidase, with protein MITENQKKRLRYKMKNPLRMVVFNDQNLHTLGQFRFTPQSLFMLVASVVIVLIVGVILLIAFTPLREYIPGYPTGEMRQTIVENALMVDSLESELAVRDRYFRDIRMLLAGETPPDETTSPDTIVRLDQVHFKKYNHDSLFQEQLSREQFNLSLNNNAPAHTRGISELLFFPPVNNGVITNHFDAAGGHFGVDVVAKKNTRISSVLDGTVVFTGWTMQTGYVLEVQHEHNLVTFYKHNSELLKKAGDKVRAGEAIAIMGNTGMETTGPHLHFEMWQSGVPLNPEDYINF; from the coding sequence ATGATTACGGAAAACCAGAAGAAGCGCCTTCGCTATAAAATGAAGAATCCCTTGCGGATGGTGGTCTTTAACGACCAGAACCTGCATACACTTGGGCAGTTCCGGTTTACACCTCAGTCGTTGTTTATGTTAGTTGCCTCGGTGGTGATTGTACTGATTGTGGGTGTTATTTTACTTATTGCTTTTACGCCGTTGCGGGAATACATCCCCGGTTATCCTACCGGCGAAATGCGTCAAACCATTGTGGAAAACGCCCTGATGGTTGATTCGCTGGAAAGCGAACTGGCTGTGCGCGATCGCTATTTCCGCGATATCCGCATGTTGCTGGCCGGCGAAACACCCCCGGATGAAACCACTTCGCCCGATACCATTGTCCGGCTCGACCAGGTTCATTTCAAAAAATACAACCACGACAGCCTCTTCCAGGAACAACTGTCGCGCGAGCAATTTAACCTCTCTCTGAATAATAACGCTCCCGCCCATACACGGGGCATTTCGGAGCTACTGTTCTTCCCTCCTGTCAACAACGGGGTTATCACCAATCACTTCGATGCGGCCGGTGGCCACTTCGGTGTCGATGTGGTGGCGAAAAAGAATACCCGTATTTCATCGGTGCTCGACGGAACAGTGGTATTTACCGGATGGACCATGCAAACCGGATATGTGCTTGAGGTTCAGCACGAGCATAATCTGGTGACATTCTACAAGCACAATTCGGAGTTGCTGAAAAAGGCCGGCGATAAGGTGAGAGCCGGCGAAGCCATTGCCATTATGGGAAATACCGGAATGGAAACAACCGGGCCTCATCTTCATTTTGAAATGTGGCAATCGGGTGTACCTTTGAACCCCGAAGATTACATCAATTTTTAG
- a CDS encoding bifunctional UDP-sugar hydrolase/5'-nucleotidase, which produces MNWKHLARGRFLLLILSLTLLLSSCQEKTVNLEFIETSDVHGSLFPWNFLTDTTANHSLASVYSYVKAERAKPDQDVVLLDNGDILQGDPDVYFSNFLQPDSTNIVARVYNFMKYDAATPGNHDIEAGHAVYDKVHSEMHMPWLAANAVCTDNGKPYFQPYTIIEKEGVKIAVLGMITPHIPYWLPEKIWKGMEFHDIIETARKWVKIIQEKEHPDVMIGLFHSGVDYTYGGTTAKTYKNENASALVAEQVPGFDIVFAGHDHREWNKWVTNTDGKKVLIMGPQAHAREFPVAKMKLIYDRSSKSWKKEITSEVKHSKNYQPDPEYMAHFKPFVNEVKKWVNQPVAKLTAGIDTRDAFFGSSSFMGLIHHVQLVQSGADISLSAPTIYNTQLKKGELYVRDMFRLYKYENLLYTMKLSGKEIKGFLEYSYAGWFNTIKSPDDHLIKFRKDKDGNLMENRGNNTYSLARPYFNFDSAGGIRYTVDVRKPAGHRVHIISMSDGTPFRKNQVYKVAVNSYRGNGGGGHLEEGAGILHNELNARRISTTEKDLRFYMMKWLEKQGTYTPKNPNNWKVIPQAWEKKARATDEPMMFGKGNDE; this is translated from the coding sequence ATGAACTGGAAACATCTTGCGCGCGGAAGGTTTCTGCTGCTCATTCTTTCGCTCACTCTTCTCCTTTCGTCCTGCCAGGAGAAAACCGTTAATCTCGAATTCATCGAAACCAGCGATGTACACGGCTCTCTCTTCCCGTGGAATTTCCTCACCGATACGACAGCCAATCATTCCCTGGCATCGGTTTATTCCTACGTGAAAGCCGAACGGGCGAAACCCGATCAGGACGTGGTGTTGCTCGATAACGGTGACATTCTGCAGGGAGATCCCGACGTTTACTTCTCGAATTTCCTGCAGCCCGACAGCACGAACATCGTGGCACGGGTCTACAATTTTATGAAGTACGACGCGGCCACCCCGGGCAACCACGACATCGAAGCCGGACATGCCGTGTACGACAAGGTGCACAGCGAAATGCACATGCCATGGCTGGCGGCTAACGCCGTCTGCACCGACAACGGGAAACCGTATTTCCAACCTTATACCATCATAGAGAAAGAGGGCGTGAAGATTGCCGTACTGGGAATGATTACGCCGCACATTCCGTACTGGCTTCCGGAGAAAATCTGGAAAGGGATGGAGTTCCACGACATAATTGAAACCGCCCGCAAATGGGTGAAGATTATACAGGAAAAAGAGCATCCCGACGTAATGATAGGCCTGTTCCATTCGGGCGTCGATTATACCTATGGCGGCACCACCGCAAAGACGTACAAAAACGAAAATGCATCAGCACTGGTGGCAGAACAGGTTCCCGGTTTCGACATCGTGTTTGCCGGTCACGATCACCGCGAATGGAATAAATGGGTCACCAATACCGACGGCAAGAAAGTACTCATCATGGGGCCTCAGGCTCATGCACGGGAGTTTCCGGTCGCCAAAATGAAGCTGATCTACGACCGCTCCAGTAAATCATGGAAGAAGGAAATCACTTCGGAAGTGAAGCACTCCAAAAACTACCAGCCCGATCCGGAATACATGGCGCACTTTAAGCCGTTTGTAAACGAGGTAAAAAAGTGGGTGAACCAGCCGGTAGCCAAACTCACCGCCGGCATCGATACCCGCGATGCCTTCTTCGGCAGCTCCAGTTTTATGGGACTCATTCACCACGTGCAACTGGTACAAAGCGGCGCTGACATTTCCCTTTCGGCACCTACCATTTACAACACGCAGTTGAAAAAAGGCGAGCTGTACGTCCGCGACATGTTCCGGCTATACAAATACGAGAACCTCCTCTACACGATGAAACTTTCCGGAAAGGAAATCAAAGGATTTCTCGAATATTCGTATGCCGGCTGGTTCAATACAATAAAAAGTCCGGATGACCACCTCATCAAATTCCGCAAGGATAAAGATGGAAATTTGATGGAGAACAGAGGAAACAACACGTATTCGCTGGCCAGGCCGTATTTCAATTTCGATTCGGCAGGCGGCATCAGGTACACCGTCGACGTGCGCAAACCTGCAGGTCACCGCGTGCACATCATCTCCATGTCGGATGGAACGCCCTTCCGGAAAAACCAAGTTTATAAAGTGGCCGTGAATTCCTACCGGGGAAACGGCGGCGGCGGCCACCTCGAAGAAGGCGCCGGCATTCTGCATAACGAGCTGAATGCGCGGCGCATCAGCACCACCGAAAAGGACTTGCGCTTTTACATGATGAAATGGCTGGAGAAACAGGGGACCTACACGCCCAAGAATCCGAACAACTGGAAAGTGATTCCGCAAGCATGGGAGAAAAAAGCCCGCGCCACCGATGAACCGATGATGTTTGGCAAGGGTAATGACGAGTAA
- the tnpA gene encoding IS200/IS605 family transposase: MASYHQILYHVTFRTKNNQKVLHYSGNDKLLRYIWGILKNKKCKLYRINAVSDHVHLVCYLHPSVALADLVREIKVSTSLWIKREKLYPQFKGWAEGYGAFTISLREKDATIKYVMNQQEHHKKTDFREEYVKLLNENGVTFDEKYLF; this comes from the coding sequence ATGGCCAGTTACCACCAAATCCTCTATCATGTTACATTCCGGACCAAGAATAACCAGAAAGTGCTTCATTACTCCGGAAACGATAAGTTATTACGGTACATATGGGGTATTTTGAAGAACAAGAAATGCAAACTTTATCGAATTAATGCGGTTTCGGATCATGTACATCTGGTCTGTTATCTTCATCCATCAGTAGCATTGGCCGACTTAGTCCGGGAAATAAAGGTTTCTACTTCGCTTTGGATAAAAAGAGAGAAACTCTATCCTCAATTTAAGGGCTGGGCTGAGGGATACGGAGCCTTTACCATATCCTTGAGGGAAAAGGACGCCACCATAAAATATGTGATGAATCAACAAGAGCATCATAAAAAAACGGATTTTCGGGAGGAATACGTCAAGCTTTTGAATGAGAACGGGGTTACGTTCGACGAGAAGTATCTATTTTAA
- a CDS encoding metal ABC transporter permease produces the protein MENLISIFHFGFFQNAFWAALLASITCGLVGTYIVSRRIVFISGGITHASFGGIGLGYFLGINPILGALVFGVLSALGIEFFTRKADVREDSAIAMLWAFGMAIGIIFVYLTPGYAPNLMSYLFGNILTVSHANLLFMGLIALVVIGFFITFFRMILFVSFDEEFALTNNAPVRLFNLVLISLVALTIVMNIRVVGIILVMSLLTIPQAISNIFTRDFGTMMILSVIFAFIGSMGGLLFSYSFNIPSGAAIIFALVILFGILKLISVGLKRVRE, from the coding sequence ATGGAAAACCTGATCTCAATTTTTCACTTTGGATTTTTCCAGAATGCCTTTTGGGCGGCGCTCCTGGCAAGCATTACCTGTGGCCTGGTGGGAACTTATATTGTTTCGCGACGCATTGTTTTCATTAGTGGCGGTATTACACATGCCTCATTTGGCGGCATTGGGCTGGGGTATTTCCTGGGCATCAACCCAATTCTGGGCGCGCTGGTGTTTGGCGTGCTTTCGGCGCTGGGCATCGAGTTCTTTACCCGCAAAGCAGATGTGCGCGAAGATTCGGCCATTGCCATGTTATGGGCGTTCGGGATGGCCATCGGAATTATTTTCGTGTACCTCACGCCGGGTTACGCACCCAACCTGATGAGTTACCTTTTCGGGAATATCCTGACGGTTTCGCACGCCAACCTTCTTTTTATGGGACTCATAGCGCTGGTCGTAATTGGCTTTTTCATCACCTTCTTCCGGATGATTTTGTTTGTATCGTTCGACGAAGAGTTTGCCCTGACCAATAATGCGCCGGTGCGGTTGTTCAACCTGGTGCTGATTAGTTTGGTGGCGCTAACTATCGTGATGAATATTCGCGTAGTGGGAATCATCCTGGTGATGTCGCTACTGACCATTCCACAGGCCATTTCCAATATCTTCACCCGGGACTTCGGTACCATGATGATTCTGTCGGTGATATTTGCCTTTATCGGCTCCATGGGCGGACTACTTTTTTCCTATTCCTTCAATATCCCTTCCGGTGCAGCCATCATCTTTGCGCTGGTCATCCTGTTTGGTATCCTGAAACTCATCTCGGTGGGCCTGAAGCGGGTTCGTGAATAG
- a CDS encoding metal ABC transporter ATP-binding protein: MESLFEIRNMSAGYDKQIVLSDVNLTVYPEDFIGVIGPNGGGKTTLLKTLLGLLPPIKGEIVFNESMREGDHHQIGYLPQVNRIDKKFPITVFDVVRSGLMSRKRLTGRYSREENEQATYLLEEMGIFALRKKAVGELSGGQLQRVLLCRALVNRPRLLILDEPNTYVDNQFERELYERLRILNKDMAILLVSHDVGTITQYVKTIACVNRTLHYHPSNKISTEQLAAYECPIQIISHGPIPHTVLMQHDH; this comes from the coding sequence ATGGAAAGTCTCTTCGAAATACGCAATATGTCGGCAGGTTACGACAAGCAAATCGTGCTTAGCGATGTGAACCTGACTGTTTATCCCGAAGATTTTATCGGGGTGATTGGACCCAATGGTGGCGGAAAAACTACCCTGCTGAAAACATTGCTGGGGTTGTTGCCACCCATCAAGGGCGAAATCGTTTTTAACGAGTCGATGCGGGAGGGCGACCATCATCAGATTGGTTACCTGCCACAGGTGAACCGGATCGATAAGAAATTCCCCATCACCGTATTTGATGTAGTTCGGAGCGGGCTGATGTCGCGCAAGCGGTTAACAGGACGTTATTCCCGCGAGGAAAACGAACAGGCGACATATTTGCTGGAAGAGATGGGGATTTTTGCTTTGCGAAAAAAAGCAGTGGGCGAATTGTCGGGCGGACAATTGCAGCGGGTGTTGTTGTGTCGTGCGCTGGTGAACCGGCCCCGGTTGCTGATTCTCGACGAACCCAATACGTACGTGGATAACCAGTTTGAGCGCGAACTGTACGAACGGTTGCGTATCCTGAATAAGGATATGGCCATTTTGCTGGTCTCGCACGATGTGGGCACGATTACTCAGTACGTAAAAACCATAGCCTGTGTGAACCGTACGCTGCATTATCACCCATCGAATAAAATATCAACCGAACAACTGGCGGCATACGAATGTCCGATTCAGATTATCTCGCACGGACCAATACCGCACACCGTTCTCATGCAACACGATCACTAA
- a CDS encoding metal ABC transporter solute-binding protein, Zn/Mn family: protein MKKILILLTIVSLLFGSCSNRSHKSSADAQSDSSAVFVSILPIKYFAKKIIGDRFPVEVMVPPGASPATYAPNPRQMQKLSNAAAYFAVGHLGFENAWLKRIRESNPNMEVFFTDTGIDLIKGDTLQHGDHAHHEGVDPHIWTSPKQAKQIAINIFEGMVAIDPGNQEYYYQNLQKLFDEIARVDREVSLKLNLLKGKRFLIFHPSLGYLARDYGLIQESIEFEGKSPSPKHMEEIVEQARKQHIKLILIQKQFDKADAETIAKEIHADVVQIDPLDEDWPKETLSIAAKLFDSLW, encoded by the coding sequence ATGAAGAAAATTTTGATTTTACTGACCATTGTGTCACTCTTATTCGGTTCCTGTTCCAACCGTTCACACAAATCATCTGCGGATGCTCAGTCGGATTCTTCCGCTGTTTTTGTTAGCATCCTGCCAATAAAGTATTTTGCCAAAAAAATTATCGGCGACCGGTTTCCCGTTGAGGTAATGGTACCACCGGGCGCCAGTCCGGCTACCTATGCGCCCAATCCCCGGCAAATGCAGAAATTATCAAATGCGGCGGCTTACTTTGCTGTTGGTCATCTTGGGTTTGAAAATGCGTGGTTAAAGCGTATTCGCGAATCGAATCCCAACATGGAAGTGTTTTTCACCGATACCGGTATTGACCTGATTAAAGGCGATACGCTGCAGCATGGAGATCACGCCCATCACGAAGGAGTCGATCCCCATATCTGGACTTCGCCAAAGCAGGCCAAACAAATTGCCATCAACATTTTTGAAGGAATGGTGGCCATCGATCCGGGTAACCAGGAGTATTACTACCAAAATTTGCAGAAACTATTTGACGAAATTGCGCGTGTCGATCGCGAGGTGAGTTTGAAACTGAATCTCCTCAAAGGAAAGCGGTTCCTGATTTTCCACCCCTCGCTGGGCTATTTGGCGCGCGATTACGGACTGATTCAGGAATCCATCGAATTCGAAGGGAAGTCGCCGTCGCCAAAGCACATGGAGGAAATTGTGGAACAGGCGCGCAAACAACACATCAAGCTAATCCTGATTCAGAAACAGTTTGATAAAGCGGATGCCGAAACGATTGCAAAGGAAATTCACGCCGATGTGGTGCAAATCGACCCGCTGGATGAAGACTGGCCGAAAGAAACACTCTCTATCGCGGCCAAATTGTTCGACAGTCTTTGGTGA
- the yidD gene encoding membrane protein insertion efficiency factor YidD yields the protein MGKWLRKIFIWILKIPVYFYRYFISPMTPASCRHIPTCSEYAIKALEIHGPIKGLYLGSRRILHCHPWGTHGFDPVPPKKIKVKPLKLK from the coding sequence ATGGGAAAGTGGCTTCGTAAAATTTTCATCTGGATTTTGAAAATTCCGGTGTATTTCTACCGGTATTTCATTTCGCCAATGACGCCGGCTTCCTGCCGCCATATTCCAACGTGTTCGGAGTATGCGATAAAGGCGCTGGAAATTCACGGGCCTATTAAAGGTTTATATTTGGGATCCCGCCGCATTCTGCATTGCCATCCCTGGGGGACACATGGTTTCGACCCGGTCCCGCCAAAAAAAATTAAAGTGAAACCCCTTAAACTGAAGTAG
- the dcd gene encoding dCTP deaminase, with amino-acid sequence MNKHLFIRLVQPSEKSSASRKWPDALYFGYGSPNFPVKISAVVLKKVILQLESHGNNHRTMILSGKEIEKQLNRKIFIDPFRPGQLNPNSYNLRLHNQLLVYDEDVLDMKSPNKVSEMEIPPEGLTLGPDKLYLGRTLEYTRTEDYVPMLEGRSSVGRLGLFIHVTAGFGDVGFSGYWTLEIFCVQPVRIYAGVEICQIYYHTIDGEFERYQRGKYQLNQGIQPSLLYRDFE; translated from the coding sequence TTGAATAAACATCTTTTTATCCGGTTGGTTCAGCCATCAGAAAAATCATCAGCTTCCCGAAAATGGCCTGATGCACTATATTTTGGATATGGTTCTCCGAATTTCCCTGTAAAAATTTCGGCAGTCGTACTAAAAAAAGTAATTTTACAACTTGAATCTCATGGAAATAACCATCGCACGATGATCCTGTCGGGAAAGGAAATTGAAAAGCAGCTGAACCGGAAGATCTTTATCGATCCTTTCCGGCCCGGGCAGTTAAATCCGAATAGTTACAATCTTCGTTTGCATAACCAACTGCTGGTGTACGATGAGGATGTGCTCGACATGAAGAGCCCGAACAAGGTGAGCGAGATGGAAATTCCACCGGAAGGCCTGACCCTGGGACCGGATAAACTTTATCTGGGGCGTACCCTGGAATATACCCGCACCGAGGACTATGTCCCGATGCTGGAAGGACGTTCATCAGTCGGACGACTGGGATTGTTTATTCATGTAACGGCCGGCTTCGGCGATGTGGGATTTAGTGGTTACTGGACATTGGAAATATTTTGTGTCCAGCCGGTTCGTATTTACGCAGGGGTGGAAATCTGCCAGATTTATTACCACACCATCGACGGGGAATTCGAACGCTACCAACGTGGAAAATATCAATTGAATCAGGGGATACAACCAAGTTTACTGTACAGGGATTTTGAGTGA
- a CDS encoding ferredoxin--NADP reductase, which yields MGKSTDYIKYDDELFQVALLKNDEIAPGVYVLSLPRLHDFKAGQVVKIGLPEGEPPRMYSICSGEKEDELKILFNVKGGGWLTPRLAKLQPGDPMLISEPMGEFTGDDEPAWWIASGTGIAPFYSMFKSGLGKNKTVVHGSRYLQNFYFENEFLPELKDQYIRCCSQEKGGDVYHGRLTHFLEGRDNLPKDEKFYLCGSPEMVVETRDLLIRKGIPYGNIVAEIYL from the coding sequence ATGGGAAAATCAACTGATTACATAAAATACGACGACGAGCTATTCCAGGTAGCCCTTCTGAAAAATGACGAAATTGCACCGGGTGTTTATGTCCTCTCATTGCCCCGACTGCATGATTTCAAAGCGGGACAAGTAGTGAAAATCGGTCTGCCGGAAGGCGAGCCGCCCCGCATGTACAGCATTTGTAGTGGCGAAAAAGAAGACGAACTGAAAATCCTGTTCAACGTAAAAGGCGGAGGCTGGCTCACGCCACGCCTGGCCAAGTTACAACCGGGCGATCCCATGCTCATTTCGGAACCAATGGGCGAATTCACCGGCGATGATGAACCCGCCTGGTGGATAGCATCCGGAACCGGAATTGCTCCATTCTACAGCATGTTCAAATCGGGCTTAGGCAAAAACAAAACGGTTGTCCATGGCAGTCGCTACCTGCAGAATTTCTATTTCGAAAATGAATTTCTGCCCGAGCTGAAGGACCAGTACATTCGTTGCTGTTCGCAGGAAAAAGGAGGTGATGTGTACCACGGTCGGCTCACGCATTTTCTGGAAGGCAGGGATAATTTACCAAAAGACGAGAAATTCTACCTCTGCGGAAGCCCGGAAATGGTAGTTGAAACCCGTGATTTACTCATCCGGAAAGGCATTCCTTACGGGAATATTGTGGCCGAAATCTATCTTTAA